The DNA region TGGGGCTTATTCCCATTCTGTACCTGATCGGCGATGACTTCACGCGCCTGGTGCAGCGACTGACCGGGCGTGAACGTAACGGTATGGTGGCGTCGGAGGTGGTTTGAAGGGGGAAGGTTTGAAGTGTGAAGTGTGAAGTGTGAAGGGGCGGGCTTGTGGTTGGGTTGTTGTGGGCTTGCAGCTCCGGGGCTTTGGGGAGGGGTGGTGCTGGGAGCTAGGTGTTAGGTGTTAGGTGTTAGGTGTTAGGTGTTAGGGGTTAGGGGTTAGGTGTTAGGTGTTAGGGGTTAGGTGTTAAGGGTCTGGGGTTTGGGAAAAAGAAGGGCCGGCAGGTTGGGCTGCCCGGCCCTTGAAAACAGTATGGAGGACTGTTGAAGTATTGTTTTGGGTAGCGTTGCGCTTCCTATCGCAAGTGCGGTCAGAACACTGACCGTACTCCTAGCACGAAGCGCCGGCCGTTCTGGTAGATGGAGAACAGACGGGAGCGGTCGGTGTTGTACTCGACTACTTTTTCGTCGGTCAGGTTGATGGCATCGAACACAAAGCTCACGTTTTCATTGAGGTTGTAGCTCAGGCTCAGGTCAAGCTGACCGAAAGAGTCGTTCCAGAGCTCGTCACCGTTGAAGTGCAGGCCCTTGTACCATTCGGTACGGTAGTTGTACATGGCCCGGGCGGAGAACTGGTCGGTTTCGTAGTACGCCGTCAGGTTGTACATGTGATCCGATGGACCCTCGATCAGGCCGGAGCCGGGCACACTGGGATCGCGTTCCTCGCGGCGACTTGCCGAGGTATAGGTATAGTTGGCGATCACGCCGATGTTGTCGGTAATCGCCTGCTGATAGCTTAGCTCCAGCCCGCGGGTCACGCCACCAGGTCCATTTTCAGGACGCGTGAAGGTGACATCAACAAACTCTTCTTCCTCCTCCCAGAATCGCTCGTCGACAAAGGTCGAGAAACTGCGATAGCTGTCGACATCCTTGTAGAAGAAGGTGGCGGCCAGCAATGACTGGGGGGCGAAGTACCATTCGTAGGCCAGATCCAATTGATCGGCAATAATGGGTTCGAGGTGCGGATTGCTGGCCGTTCCAGTCGGTTGCGCCACATTCAGCGAACCATGAGAGATCGAGGTGGAAATGTCGTTCCAGTTCTGTCGTGCCATGACGCGTGCCAGGGAAAACCGCAGCACTGTGTCATCCCGCAAGTCGTAGGCAAAGTTGAAGGAAGGAAGCACTTCCTGGTAATTGTTGCGCTCGGTCCGCCACTCCAGGGTTTCCGGTGTCAACCATTCACGGTCAATGGTCCAGAGACCGAAGCTGTCCTCGGAGAACTCATAGCCACCGGAAGTCTGGCGAGTATCCACGTAGCGGACACCGATGTTGCCGCGATAGTTGAGGCTGGCGAAATCGGCCTGCAGGTACACGGCGGTGATCTCTTCCTCAACCGCCCAGTTTTCGGCCAGGATCAGGGAACGTGCGAAATCGGCGGGCACACCGTCGAGGCCCTCAAAGGCAATCTCCTCCATGCGGCGACGGTCATGAGCAAACTGTTCGGTCAGGTTGCCGCGCATCACTGCATCGACGGTCAGCGGCCCGGTTGCCAGTCCGCAGTCGGCCATGGTCGGGCAGGTTGCAAAGATATAGTCCAGGTAGTTGGGTGCCAGGTCTTCGTCGGCCATGGTGCCGGGGCCGTGCCAGCTATACGCGGTCCGGTCCTGGGTACGCTCGGCATCGCGATACTTGGCGCCAAAATGGAGGTCGGTAATGATGCCGTAGTGAAGGGGCATATCCACGTCGAGTTGCAGATAGTCTTCTGCATCGGTCGTGGGCCTTTCCCCGCCCCAGATCCAGCCTGCGTTCAGGTTGGCCGGATTGGAGGCATCGCCCTCGGTGCTGGCGTACGGCACCGACCCGGTCAGGTCGAAGTCATACCCGGTATCCATTCCGTATTCCCACGAGGTTTCCCGGAGCGTGCCGCCGGAGGCCCGGGTCGAACCGATCTGGAATTCCAGATTGTATTGATCGCCGTGATAGTCCGCCTGCAGCTGGGTCGAGCGGGTCTTGGTCTCTCCCTTTCGGTTGATGAAGTTGTAGGCCGCCATTCCAGTGTCGGGAACACGACCCGCCACCACGCTGTTGTCCACGCTTGAGATATCGGTCAACGCTTCTGCGTCGTTGTTGACAAAGATCAGCCAGTTCGAGTTCTGATTGTCCGCGTTGACCTCTGAATGCAGACTGTTGAGGGTAAAGGTCAAGCGGTCGGTAGGCTCCCACTGCATGGATCCAAAGAAAGTCTGGCGTTCGCGCTGCTGTTCAAAGCGGGGGGCACCCACATGACTGGGCACCCGCTGGCCGTCCAGATGCTCTTCGTTGTGTGGCCAGCCAAGTATCTCGATGCCTTCCCGAACCACCTCGCGATCCTGACGAATGGCGGATACCAGCACCCCGAAATCCTCGTTGTCGTTCTTCCAGGAATACATCGCATAAGCCTGCGGGTCCAGGCTGGAGGAAGCTTCCGAGTACTGCAACTCGGCACCCAGGTGCGTGGTATGCGCATCCAGGTTGAGTGGCCGGTGGGTTCGCATGTAAACGGCGCCGCCAATCGAACCCTCGTCAAGACTGGCCATGGGCGACTTGTAGACTTCCAGCGCCGAAACCAGGGCCGAGGGGAGCATGGTGTAATTGAAGCTGCGCACCGGATCGTCAAGTATGAACCAGTCGGCCGTGGCAATGGTCTGGCCATTGAGCAGGGTGCGGTTATGTGCCGGCCCGGCGCCCCTGACCGTGATCTTTTCCCCTTCCCCGAACTCGCGGGTCACGCCAATCCCGGTCACACGAGACAGTGATTCGGCGACATTGTGGTCGGGAAACTGGCCGATGTCCTCGGCGGTGACCACATCCACCACCGCATCGGAATGACGCTTGACCGACAGGGCCGCTTCCTGGGCGGCACGAATGCCCCGGACCTCGATGACGTCCAGGTCGTCCAGTGACATGTCGTCGCGCTCGGTTTCTTCACCACCAGCCATGACTGTGCCAGGCATGGCCAGTGCGGCACCGCCAAGCAGCAAGCCGAACTTGACTGCAAGGGCGCATCGAGTCAGTTTCAGGTCAATCATGAGCACTCTCCCATGCTTTCAGTTGAGTGGTTCGGCGCCGCCAGAATCGGCACGTTCACGAGACTTTCAGCCGGAGCTTTTCGCGTCGGGGCTTTCCGCGCCGCTTCGTGACAACGCTGTCATTTTCAGCCCGTTATACAGAAACTTCTTGTTAATTGCAAAGTGAAGGGCAGGATTTTTCCCGCGTCGCCAGTCGCCCCTCCCTCAGTTGTGTGTTTTTTTGGTGTGATTTCAGTGCTTTACTGATAAAATCAGCAGCGATTTCCGTCCGCAGCGGATTTCGGCGGTGGGCGCCATGGACAGCCAACGTTGTCTCAGT from Wenzhouxiangella sp. AB-CW3 includes:
- a CDS encoding TonB-dependent receptor, translating into MIDLKLTRCALAVKFGLLLGGAALAMPGTVMAGGEETERDDMSLDDLDVIEVRGIRAAQEAALSVKRHSDAVVDVVTAEDIGQFPDHNVAESLSRVTGIGVTREFGEGEKITVRGAGPAHNRTLLNGQTIATADWFILDDPVRSFNYTMLPSALVSALEVYKSPMASLDEGSIGGAVYMRTHRPLNLDAHTTHLGAELQYSEASSSLDPQAYAMYSWKNDNEDFGVLVSAIRQDREVVREGIEILGWPHNEEHLDGQRVPSHVGAPRFEQQRERQTFFGSMQWEPTDRLTFTLNSLHSEVNADNQNSNWLIFVNNDAEALTDISSVDNSVVAGRVPDTGMAAYNFINRKGETKTRSTQLQADYHGDQYNLEFQIGSTRASGGTLRETSWEYGMDTGYDFDLTGSVPYASTEGDASNPANLNAGWIWGGERPTTDAEDYLQLDVDMPLHYGIITDLHFGAKYRDAERTQDRTAYSWHGPGTMADEDLAPNYLDYIFATCPTMADCGLATGPLTVDAVMRGNLTEQFAHDRRRMEEIAFEGLDGVPADFARSLILAENWAVEEEITAVYLQADFASLNYRGNIGVRYVDTRQTSGGYEFSEDSFGLWTIDREWLTPETLEWRTERNNYQEVLPSFNFAYDLRDDTVLRFSLARVMARQNWNDISTSISHGSLNVAQPTGTASNPHLEPIIADQLDLAYEWYFAPQSLLAATFFYKDVDSYRSFSTFVDERFWEEEEEFVDVTFTRPENGPGGVTRGLELSYQQAITDNIGVIANYTYTSASRREERDPSVPGSGLIEGPSDHMYNLTAYYETDQFSARAMYNYRTEWYKGLHFNGDELWNDSFGQLDLSLSYNLNENVSFVFDAINLTDEKVVEYNTDRSRLFSIYQNGRRFVLGVRSVF